The Bacteroidota bacterium genome contains the following window.
CATAATTGTATATGCCCGTATTTACATCAGTTGCTTTTACCCAATAGTCGTTGGTTACAGTTATGGTATTGGTATCAGTATTGTGTCCGTTGCTCCACTTTAAAGCCCATCCCAAAGCATTTGGGTTGGCATCGAGCAATAACATATTGCAAGCGGCAGTATCATTTCCAAGATTAATATTTGGCTTGTCGCCAATAGCAAAATTATCAATGTCCATTAAAAAGTTAATGCTACCGTATTTGCCTTCCAAAACTACCGTAACATTATTGCCGACATACTGTCCCAAATCGTATTGGAAAGTTTTATACGTGCTATTGCTGCTGTTATTGTTGGTGAATTGATATATATTAAAAAAATTCACACCACAGTCGATAGATATATATATATTTACAGTATCGTCGCTTGAAAGAGTGGTGGAGAATCTATAGTCAAATTTGAGGGCACTTAGTTTGCCTAGTGTTCCAAAAGTAGGGGTTTGTGCAAGAGCGTATGGGGTGGCCGAATTTAAACTTATCCGTAAACTTCTAGATCCAGCAATTCCTGAACCGGCATTGAGTGCTATATTACTTGAAGCAGTGTAGCCTGCTGGGAAACCTCCGTCAAAAGATTCCAATACAGGTAAAGATGAAGAAGATGCGGTATTTCGCACATACAAATTAGTGTCATTGCTGCGGTCACCATCATTAGCAGTATAACAATAAACCTTAAAATTATAGGTACCCACGCTGCCCATATTAAAGGTTTTGGTAACATTAAAATCCCTGCTTGTGCCAGAAAGAATAATACCAGTATTGAACATTTTGGTATAGGTTCCCGAGCCGCTATTGCTTGCTTTTATAGTTATTGTGATGGGGTCAACAGAAAGATCTAAAGTATCAGTTCCTGCGTTTAATATTTGAACAGTTAAATCTTGTTTACTATTTTTACATGGGGTTGCAACTGGAAGCACCAGTTTGTTAACCACTGCATCGATACTTGGCAGTTCATATATATAAAAGTTGTCAATAGCTATACCATCGTCAGCCACGGCATAATCGGCAGCAAAAGCAAACCTAAACTTAACAGTGCCAAAGAACAAATTAGTAGGCAATAGGTGAGAAGCTTTTATCCAGCCACCGCTGCCATCATAGCTGCTGTTTCGGCCACTCCAACAGTGTGGGCCATCAATAAATGTTTGAACTGCGGTTGTATTAATTATAGTATCATTATACCAATTGGTTCCTTCACCATAATTCCCTAGCCTGTTCCAAGTGCCGCCATTGTCGGTAGAAATTTGCAAAGTTAGTCCATCATAATCTCGTTCGCAGTTCCACCATATATCAAAACTAACCGCGGTGTTCAGTGAATCCATCCCACTTAAATTAAAGCAGGGGCTTTCTATATATGACTGCTCATTGAGATTATAACTTGATGTAAGGCTTGTGTTCCAACAATTAGAACCGCCCACACTTGCTGTGTCTATGATAGATTTGGCAGGGGAACCTAATACCCAACTGCTTGCAATACCCCCTGAAGTCCAATTGCCATTGCCGTTTTCGAAATTTTGAAAGTAGGGTGATGAAGCAGATGGCGTGATAATTTGTTGTATAATAATTAGCGGGCCTGTTGCACTATCGTTAATAAGGATGGTATCTTCATTCATTTGCGACCAGGCAGAAAAACTATATATTCCCACACCAGCCATATTGAAGTTGGTAGTTAAGGTAATCGTTTTAAAACCCGCTGGAGCAAGGATGCCATTATTAACCTTTGCAGAGAGATTTGTAATACTTCCGCTCACATCAACGTCTACACCAATATTCAAAGTATCAACTGAAAAATCTAAAGTATCGGTTCCTGTGTTTTGTATTTTTACGGTAATTGTTTGATTGCTGTTGCCACTGCATGACGCTTTGATTGCCGAAGGATTAGTAATACGGATAACGGTAATGTCTTTTTGTGCTTGGTCCAAAATCAGAATAGTATAATCTTCCACTTCGCCATAATTGAAATTGCCACAGGCAGTGGTGGTAGCAGAACTTGCATTTTCTCTTAATATCACACGTAGGCGGGTGTATCCAGTTTTTGCAGTAAAAGGGATATATACATTTCCACTAATATAGCGATTCCCACTATAGGTTTGCCCAGTATCTACTTCTTCGCCTGCATCAAAAGTGCCGCTTTGATCAAAGTCTATAAATACTTTGCCAAAACACCCATAAAAGAATGCATTTCCATTTATTTGTGTGATTTTAGTATTATAGTATTTACCTTTGAAAAAAGTACCCAACGGTGCGGTCGTAAAATCGGAATACGTGCTAATTGCTTTGCTATTGTTAAGGACGGGCAATGTGTCGCTTCCATTTGAATAAGAACCCATCGTAAAATTACCTATATCATCGTCCAAGGTGCTCTTGGCACTTGCAGTACAGTAACATATTTTTGAAAAGATGAGCTGTGATGAAGCAGTATCGGTATTGCTACTGCAAGTAGTATAAAATCTATAATAGGTAGATGAATATTGCGAGGTATATATATAGTGTTTGTTGCTGCTTGTTATATTGGTCCAGGTAACATTGTCTTTTGAAAACTGCCATTGGTATGATTGGTTTAACCCCATTGTTCCATTAATGGCAACAAGGCTAAAAGCGTCACCATTGCAAACGGTATCCTGTGCAAAAACATTTCCTGCGGTGGGTTGGCCTGCACAGGGTGTGAGAGAATCGATGATGATACTATAATCATAAGCCACCCCGGTACCAAATTGGGTGCAGGCATCGCCCGCACCATTAGAATATCCCGACCGTGTGCGTATCCGCATGATGGTAGAACCAGAAATTGCAGTATCGGGAATTGTGATATTGACCGTGCTTGCTGCATTGGCAACGCTGCTAGTTGTTACCTGCCACCATTCTGAAGTGGAAAAGGAGGAATCTTGGTTTAAATCGATCCAGAGAGAAATGGTGCTGCCTGTAGGAGAATTCGCAGTTACACTGAGCGTATAAGAATTATAGCCAAAATTTTTATACACAATTGCTGGAGTATTACCCGTAAAGTCTTTGTAACGAGACGTGCCATTACAGGTGCTAACTGTATGGTTTAAAACAGTGCCTGCAATGGATACATTGGTAATTAAATCGGCACCTGAGCAGTTGCCTGCCATTGCCACCCAAGTAGGAGTACAATATTGGGCATTGACTTTGCCTATGAAAGTCAAAATGCCCAGGATTAGAATTAGTTTGAGGGGGTTACGTTTTTTAGTTTTTTTCATCTTTCTCTTCGGTGACTTTATTGTTAAAGGATTGCAAAAATATACGATGTTGTTAACATTTTGAAACATAAAATACATGATATCGCAAAACAAATGTCATTAACACTATTTTTGCAAACCCGTTATATGCTTTTATCCCATCGTTTTGTATTACTTATAATATATATATATATATGCCAAACTTGTATTGCACAAAGCCATGCACAGCCTATCAATACTGAGCGTGAAATGAGGGCGGCATGGGTTGCCACAGTTGAAAATATTGATTGGCCTTCCTCAAAAAAACTGACCGCTGACCAACAGCAAAACGAGTTTAAAAATATTGTTAGCCGATATGCTGACGCAGGTTTTAATGCTTTGTTTGTGCAAATCCGCCCTTGTGCCGATGCTTTTTATCCATCACCTTATGAGCCTTGGAGTAATTACCTCACAGGTGTTAAAGGCAAAGACCCAGGCTATGACCCACTCAAATTTATGATAGACGAATGTCACCGGCAAGGTTTGGAGTTTCATGCATGGTTCAATCCTTATAGGGCCATTATCAATATCAGTTACGACCGCTCTGATATTTCACATATCACCAAACTCAAACCCGAGTGGTTTATTACTTATGGTAATATAAAATTGTTCAATCCGGGCTTACCCGAAGTATGGGTTTATATAAAAGAAATTGTAATGGATGTGGTGAAAAAATATGATATTGATGGTGTGCATTTGGATGATTATTTTTATCCATACAAAATCCATGGGAAACCATTTCCCGATCAAAAAACATACAACATTTATAATAATGGCATGAGCTTGGATAATTGGCGAAGACAAAATGTTGACACGGTTATACATATTCTGCATGATGCCATAGCCAAAGAAAAACCTTATATAAGATTTGGGGTTAGCCCATTCGGAGTGTGGAGAAATAAGCATATTGATGGTGAGGGTTCGGCCACCCGAGCGGGCTGTACCAATTTCGACGATTTATACGCTGATATATTAAAATGGCTTAAGAATGATTGGATAGATTATGCGGCTCCACAATTATATTGGGAAACCGGCAATAGGTTATGCGATTATTATACCCTTGCACAATGGTGGAACGACCACAGTTATGGAAGACATATATATATAGGGCATGCTTCTTATAGGCTTTTTGAAAAAACACCTTCATGGTGCAGTTCGAATCAAATTTGCACCCAAGTAAAAACATTACGCAACCACGAGAACTTGCAAGGGAGTATATTCTATAATACCAATTCGATGATGAAAAACCCACACCATATTATGGATTCGTTGCGGTTGAATTACTATAGTAGAAGATGTCTAGCACCATTAAAGCAAGGGTTCAGCATTATCCGTATCGAGAAACCTGTAATAAAAAGTTATGATAGAATTACCAAAACAGCGTTATTAGATTTGAACGATTCGACACTTAAAAATCTAAGGTTTGTTGTAGTATATAATCAAAATTTAATATATAAAGTTACGGCAATAACACAATTTATACAAACTGACGCAGCAGAAAAAAACAGCATTACGGATTCTTATAAAATTTCTTATGTCGATAAATTTGGTAGGGAAAGTGAAGGGACGGTTGTGGAGTGATTGGGAATAATATATACAGATTCTTCGCTCGAAGCATCGCTCAGAATGACTGGAAATAATGGATGAAAATATATATATACACGAATATGATAATGGTGTGCGGTTGCTTCACCACCAGATAAAAGGTAGTAGTATAGCTCATTGTGGTTTTTTTATTAATTGCGGTTCACGCGATGAGCAGGAAGGCGAAGTGGGGATTGCCCATTTTATAGAGCACATGCTTTTTAAGGGCACCAAAAAACGTAAATCGCATCATATACTTAACCGTATGGATAATGTAGGAGCCGAACTCAATGCCTATACAAGCAAAGAAAAAACTTGTATATATAGTTCCTTTCCGCAACAATTTTATGAACGTGCAGTTGAACTAATTTGCGATATCACCTATAATTCAACTTTCCCAGATAACGAACTTATAAAAGAACGAAACGTGGTGGCCGATGAGATAACGATGTATCAAGACAATCCCGATGAAAGTTTATATG
Protein-coding sequences here:
- a CDS encoding GEVED domain-containing protein, with product MKKTKKRNPLKLILILGILTFIGKVNAQYCTPTWVAMAGNCSGADLITNVSIAGTVLNHTVSTCNGTSRYKDFTGNTPAIVYKNFGYNSYTLSVTANSPTGSTISLWIDLNQDSSFSTSEWWQVTTSSVANAASTVNITIPDTAISGSTIMRIRTRSGYSNGAGDACTQFGTGVAYDYSIIIDSLTPCAGQPTAGNVFAQDTVCNGDAFSLVAINGTMGLNQSYQWQFSKDNVTWTNITSSNKHYIYTSQYSSTYYRFYTTCSSNTDTASSQLIFSKICYCTASAKSTLDDDIGNFTMGSYSNGSDTLPVLNNSKAISTYSDFTTAPLGTFFKGKYYNTKITQINGNAFFYGCFGKVFIDFDQSGTFDAGEEVDTGQTYSGNRYISGNVYIPFTAKTGYTRLRVILRENASSATTTACGNFNYGEVEDYTILILDQAQKDITVIRITNPSAIKASCSGNSNQTITVKIQNTGTDTLDFSVDTLNIGVDVDVSGSITNLSAKVNNGILAPAGFKTITLTTNFNMAGVGIYSFSAWSQMNEDTILINDSATGPLIIIQQIITPSASSPYFQNFENGNGNWTSGGIASSWVLGSPAKSIIDTASVGGSNCWNTSLTSSYNLNEQSYIESPCFNLSGMDSLNTAVSFDIWWNCERDYDGLTLQISTDNGGTWNRLGNYGEGTNWYNDTIINTTAVQTFIDGPHCWSGRNSSYDGSGGWIKASHLLPTNLFFGTVKFRFAFAADYAVADDGIAIDNFYIYELPSIDAVVNKLVLPVATPCKNSKQDLTVQILNAGTDTLDLSVDPITITIKASNSGSGTYTKMFNTGIILSGTSRDFNVTKTFNMGSVGTYNFKVYCYTANDGDRSNDTNLYVRNTASSSSLPVLESFDGGFPAGYTASSNIALNAGSGIAGSRSLRISLNSATPYALAQTPTFGTLGKLSALKFDYRFSTTLSSDDTVNIYISIDCGVNFFNIYQFTNNNSSNSTYKTFQYDLGQYVGNNVTVVLEGKYGSINFLMDIDNFAIGDKPNINLGNDTAACNMLLLDANPNALGWALKWSNGHNTDTNTITVTNDYWVKATDVNTGIYNYDTIHVDIYSLPIVSLGNDTTVCSGSSLTISAGQWPSSYKFSWSNGDTIASIVPPKSGIYICSVISPGGCIGFDTIKVTINSRPSGVSIIKGSTFNGSFNNGTNTNTDGVCVGNKIIYEMTAPTSYSNAEYGSKWVYAGVPIFTTSGASKPSNGTVVVNLPGAKNGNLEFIPTAAEAGLTYILSTTITDLVTGCDTTVLRYIDVTSNTPLILGADKDICPNDSTLLDAGTALSYLWSTGDTTQTIWVDTAGTYGVTIIRNGGCFAADSININILPTPNANFSMSSSTKNINCTPADSTNSSYAWDFGDGGQSNIKNTSHIYAADGTYAVKLTVTDKKGCTATATKTAIIITAISNIMSGQFKATMMPNPYRGEAALLIDMDETKIVKIELYDMAGRLLNTLKNGMMAAGEHRLSVNTANSITIGVYNIRISIDNEIYNIKVVDLGQ
- a CDS encoding family 10 glycosylhydrolase, coding for MLLSHRFVLLIIYIYICQTCIAQSHAQPINTEREMRAAWVATVENIDWPSSKKLTADQQQNEFKNIVSRYADAGFNALFVQIRPCADAFYPSPYEPWSNYLTGVKGKDPGYDPLKFMIDECHRQGLEFHAWFNPYRAIINISYDRSDISHITKLKPEWFITYGNIKLFNPGLPEVWVYIKEIVMDVVKKYDIDGVHLDDYFYPYKIHGKPFPDQKTYNIYNNGMSLDNWRRQNVDTVIHILHDAIAKEKPYIRFGVSPFGVWRNKHIDGEGSATRAGCTNFDDLYADILKWLKNDWIDYAAPQLYWETGNRLCDYYTLAQWWNDHSYGRHIYIGHASYRLFEKTPSWCSSNQICTQVKTLRNHENLQGSIFYNTNSMMKNPHHIMDSLRLNYYSRRCLAPLKQGFSIIRIEKPVIKSYDRITKTALLDLNDSTLKNLRFVVVYNQNLIYKVTAITQFIQTDAAEKNSITDSYKISYVDKFGRESEGTVVE